In one Pelorhabdus rhamnosifermentans genomic region, the following are encoded:
- a CDS encoding CPBP family intramembrane glutamic endopeptidase — MDELRARWKLRDVFAVYFLRLACGLLLVRYIFPSTWSTSAWVVELADRLVVLGLVYIVVRREGSSWQEIGVKSKKWGLQIGWGLLVGILLLGVSIYSEKVFTTLLFVSPSQHPLVSLVEAAYSWQDLVVPLFLAGFAAPITEEVLYRMFTFLPLTKRFGVTLGSLGSAVIFAAMHFSIFWLAEMVVVGVGLALLYYKTQSLVSAVVAHSFINTSKILMIFLGIPLV, encoded by the coding sequence ATGGATGAATTAAGAGCCCGTTGGAAACTACGCGATGTATTTGCTGTCTATTTTTTGCGGCTAGCCTGCGGTTTATTGCTTGTACGATATATCTTCCCAAGCACTTGGTCGACGTCTGCTTGGGTTGTTGAATTAGCTGATCGGTTGGTAGTCCTTGGGCTTGTCTATATTGTTGTCAGGCGTGAAGGCAGCAGTTGGCAGGAAATCGGTGTAAAAAGCAAGAAATGGGGTTTACAAATTGGCTGGGGTCTTTTAGTCGGCATCTTGTTGCTTGGCGTGAGCATTTATTCCGAAAAAGTCTTTACGACGCTGCTTTTCGTTTCGCCAAGTCAGCATCCACTTGTTTCCCTCGTAGAAGCAGCTTATTCGTGGCAGGATTTAGTTGTTCCTTTATTTCTTGCTGGCTTTGCGGCACCAATTACAGAAGAAGTTTTGTATCGCATGTTTACTTTTTTGCCCCTTACGAAACGCTTTGGCGTTACACTCGGTTCCCTTGGCAGTGCTGTGATTTTTGCTGCCATGCATTTTAGTATTTTTTGGCTGGCTGAAATGGTGGTTGTCGGCGTTGGATTGGCACTGCTTTATTATAAAACGCAGTCTCTTGTGAGCGCAGTTGTGGCTCATTCCTTTATTAACACAAGCAAAATTCTCATGATATTTTTGGGTATTCCCTTAGTATAA
- a CDS encoding Ger(x)C family spore germination protein, whose protein sequence is MRKWLCLLLLPFIMFVSGCNGAHEADQLAYVVAIGLDKGENNHIIVTYQLAIPRQISGTGGSESDTSSSSEGATKSFVNITLSAFTIAEARNELNSVVALPTVVYHSKMIIFGEGLAQSGLGDIIGPLFRFREYRGTMYVAVTQGSAQEFLEKNKPAITSSTAKYYELMLQSDSLSGFFLSSTLHKFYLGMKNYGSAPYAVYVGANPKVKAEKLSPDTKQKPEGYLEVPKVAGEISRIGGDAAEFLGTAIFAGDKMVGLLDSHQTRLVSLFLTRLASSYISIEDIHPAAPKKGINLRFRASGPPDVQTEIVEGKPIAHIRLNLEGEITSVASGINYEEPEYREKLEKRLSELFTQELQGLIYYLQGCNSDVLSIGDYFCPHFSTFPEFIDFDWKGKFKEAQIDGDVQFKIRRTGLLWKTNPIEE, encoded by the coding sequence ATGCGAAAATGGCTGTGTTTGTTGTTGCTGCCTTTCATCATGTTCGTTTCAGGTTGTAACGGCGCACACGAAGCAGACCAGCTAGCTTATGTAGTAGCAATTGGTCTTGATAAAGGCGAAAATAATCATATTATTGTTACCTATCAACTTGCGATTCCTCGACAAATTAGTGGTACAGGTGGAAGCGAAAGTGATACAAGCAGTAGCAGCGAGGGAGCCACAAAAAGCTTTGTTAATATTACCCTATCAGCTTTTACTATTGCAGAAGCAAGGAATGAACTGAACTCCGTAGTGGCGTTGCCAACGGTAGTTTATCATTCCAAGATGATTATTTTTGGGGAGGGACTTGCCCAAAGTGGTTTAGGTGATATTATCGGGCCGCTATTCCGGTTTCGGGAATACCGCGGGACCATGTATGTTGCTGTAACCCAGGGGAGTGCTCAAGAGTTTTTAGAGAAAAACAAGCCGGCAATTACTAGTTCAACAGCGAAGTATTATGAATTAATGCTGCAATCGGATAGCTTATCAGGCTTCTTTCTGTCGAGCACACTGCATAAATTTTATCTCGGAATGAAGAACTATGGCAGTGCTCCTTATGCCGTATATGTTGGTGCCAACCCGAAAGTAAAAGCTGAAAAATTGTCCCCTGATACAAAGCAAAAGCCTGAAGGTTATCTAGAAGTACCAAAAGTGGCTGGAGAAATTAGTCGGATCGGCGGTGATGCTGCAGAATTTCTCGGTACGGCCATTTTCGCTGGCGATAAGATGGTGGGGCTGCTTGATAGTCATCAAACTCGGCTGGTTAGCCTGTTTTTAACCCGGCTTGCTTCAAGTTATATATCCATTGAAGATATTCACCCGGCCGCCCCAAAAAAAGGAATTAATTTGCGCTTTCGGGCTTCTGGGCCGCCGGACGTTCAAACTGAGATTGTTGAGGGGAAACCGATTGCTCATATACGCTTAAATCTTGAAGGTGAAATAACCAGTGTTGCTAGCGGCATTAATTATGAAGAACCGGAATATCGGGAAAAATTAGAGAAACGGCTGTCGGAATTATTTACGCAGGAATTGCAGGGCCTTATTTATTATTTACAGGGCTGTAATAGCGATGTTCTATCAATTGGTGATTATTTTTGTCCGCATTTTTCTACTTTTCCTGAGTTTATTGATTTTGATTGGAAAGGAAAATTTAAAGAAGCGCAAATTGATGGGGATGTTCAGTTCAAAATTAGACGGACGGGACTGCTTTGGAAAACCAATCCCATTGAGGAATGA